The uncultured Cohaesibacter sp. genome segment CTGCTGTCGCTGGCGCGCCGGTTTGACGCGTTGATCACCCAGTTAAAAGAGAATTTCGGTGAGATCGGTGATCAGCGCCTGACTGTGATGGCGGGAATCATGGCGATGGACCAGATGGCCGAGCTGGATGGACGGCTCAAGCATCTGGATCAGGAAGTTTCGGCTTTAAGAGAAGCGCGCTCGGCGGTGCAGGTCAAGAATGAAGGCGATCAGGAGCAGTTGGCCAGCCGCATCGACAAGGCCGCCGAACAGCTGGAGCGTTTGTCTCAATTGCTGCTGGAAAGCTGAAAAACTTGTCACCCCGGGCTGGTAAGTTCCTCGTCCATCCCTTATATGTCAATCCTTGCTGCACTTCGCGTGAGAAGCTACTTTTCTTCGGGGCCTTAAAGATCCTAAAGGGAGCTGGCGCTGATAGGGACCGTGGTCCTCTTCAACTGGCCCCCACCTTAACAAAAGGTGTCCCAGGATCAGAAAAGCTTTAACGGTCGTTGCGGCATCCTATTTGTAGAGCGGTCCCTTGTTTGAGGGGCCGCTCTTTTGTTATCTGCCTCTTGATCTTGGCCTGCGGTGTTGGGTGGGACGAAGGAGCCACTGTCTTGTTAAGACAAAAGAAAGCGGATTGTCGCAGAGCTTTCGTCATGGGATGATATCTTGATAGAGGTCTGCTTTGGGTTTTGTGTCGATTTCTGGGAGGGTGCGGCGTGAATGAGCTTCGATTGACGGGGAGGAAGGCGCAACTGCGCAGCACGGTAGGGGTTTTGCGCGATTCAATGCCGCGTGCGGATCGTGCGGTGCAAAGCGAGCAGGCGGCATCTCTTCTGCTTGATCAATTGGATGACGTGGATGGGGTCACGGTGGGGTTGTTCTGGCCGATCGGGTCGGAGATCGATGCCCTCGCTCTGGTCGAGCCTCTGCGTGAAAAGGGGGCGGAATTGGCCTTGCCCGCCACCATTGGTGAAAGCGAGATGGTGTTTCGCCAATGGGTGCCGGGGTGCCCGATGGTGGAGGCGGGCTTTGGCACTTTTGCGCCTGACGCGTCAGCCCGGATTGTCGAGCCGCAAATTCTGATCACGCCTCTGCTGGCCTTTGATCCTCAGGGCAATCGGCTTGGCTATGGAGCTGGTTATTACGACCGCTACATTGCCGGTCTGATCGAGGCCGCGCACAAGCCGCGGGCTATCGGGTTGGCTTTTTCACTGCAAAAACTGGACAAGGTGCCGGTTGGTCTTTATGACCTGCCTCTGGACATGATCGTGACCGAGGCCGGTATCATTCACCCCTCTGGCTAGCAGCCCCATCCTGATGCTTTGCGATGCGTCGTTCGATGAGGCTGCCAGCGTGATCGCATCATCTCTTCTTACGTGATCAGGCAGCGCGCGCCGACAGGGGGCTGCATGCCCAAGGAAGACGGCGCTGCGCGCTGAAGGCAGGATGTAATGAGACTGTTATTCATCGGGGACATTGTTGGCCGGGCGGGCCGGACCATCGTGCAGAACAAGCTGCCGGGTATGGTCGAAAAACATGCCATCGATTTTGTCATTATCAATGGTGAGAATTCCGCCGCGGGCTTTGGTATTACGGAGAGCATTGTTCAGGATCTGCTGGATGCGGGGGGCGATGTCATAACCACTGGCAATCATGCATGGGATCAACGCGATGCTCTGGTCTTTTGCGAGCGGCAGCCTGCTTTCCTCCGGCCGGTCAATTATCCATCCGGCGTGCCGGGCAAGGGCGCCAACCTCTACACTGCCCGCAATGGCGCCAATATATTGGTGATGAATGCCATGGGGCGGGTCTATATGGATGCGCTGGATTGTCCTTTTGCTGCGGTTGAAAAGGAACTGGCAGCCTGTCCGATGGGCGACTTTGCGGATGCCATCGTGGTTGATTTTCATGCAGAAGCGACCTCGGAAAAGCAGGCCATGGGGCATTTTCTCGATGGTCGGGTCAGTCTGGTGGTGGGAACCCATACCCATGTGCCGACCTCGGATTATCGGGTTTTGCCCGGTGGCACCGCCTATATGTCGGATGCGGGCATGACGGGCGATTATGATTCCGTGCTTGGCATGGAGAAGGAAGAACCGGTTCAGCGCTTCATGCGCAAGGTGCCGTCCTCGCGCTTCACGCCGGCCCTTGGCGAGCCTACGCTTTGTGGGGTCGCGGTCGATATCGAGGAGGGAACCGGGCTGGCAACCGCGATCGAGCCTTTGCGGATTGGCGGGCATCTA includes the following:
- a CDS encoding cell division protein ZapA, which translates into the protein MVQVSVSINGRAYRMACEDGQEDHLLSLARRFDALITQLKENFGEIGDQRLTVMAGIMAMDQMAELDGRLKHLDQEVSALREARSAVQVKNEGDQEQLASRIDKAAEQLERLSQLLLES
- a CDS encoding 5-formyltetrahydrofolate cyclo-ligase — translated: MNELRLTGRKAQLRSTVGVLRDSMPRADRAVQSEQAASLLLDQLDDVDGVTVGLFWPIGSEIDALALVEPLREKGAELALPATIGESEMVFRQWVPGCPMVEAGFGTFAPDASARIVEPQILITPLLAFDPQGNRLGYGAGYYDRYIAGLIEAAHKPRAIGLAFSLQKLDKVPVGLYDLPLDMIVTEAGIIHPSG
- a CDS encoding TIGR00282 family metallophosphoesterase translates to MRLLFIGDIVGRAGRTIVQNKLPGMVEKHAIDFVIINGENSAAGFGITESIVQDLLDAGGDVITTGNHAWDQRDALVFCERQPAFLRPVNYPSGVPGKGANLYTARNGANILVMNAMGRVYMDALDCPFAAVEKELAACPMGDFADAIVVDFHAEATSEKQAMGHFLDGRVSLVVGTHTHVPTSDYRVLPGGTAYMSDAGMTGDYDSVLGMEKEEPVQRFMRKVPSSRFTPALGEPTLCGVAVDIEEGTGLATAIEPLRIGGHLSPHIPSFWAKS